A genomic stretch from Ignavibacteriota bacterium includes:
- a CDS encoding nucleotidyltransferase domain-containing protein, giving the protein MKHQSKDINDLLTVLGERAKELSCLYGIEELLTARDETLEDVLVEVARAIPEGWQYPDLCCARIRYGEAVFTSENFAVTRWLQRSDISVQDAVEGVVEVYYTKELPPADEGPFLKEERRLLNSIAERIAHFILHQRLKNVFFEWETFRTERTGKERSEWMVVLGVLRKTDQSLYTRISRRMLNHLCRIGIKEASTLLQSFNVTEQPGDDPAFGTNKPQQREELHNFIITSDEIFIIASNYLSDDDILMNIQKWIKDDKAAFLVNAVESLDTSLAEISDALGRYYHLFPSGLELSPSTDKVLRVSLIRRFFNDQLSFINIAKKYIEIRDFYDLLHRIIYHQKSHGKLGGKSAGLFLATQIVRRAAGQNPLLENVRTPKTWYVVSDGILNFIHYNNLEEVFNQKYLDIDQVRDEYPHLVQVFKNSYFTTEIIKGLSMALDDLGDRPIIVRSSSLLEDSMSAAFSGKYKSLFLANAGSKGERLAALMDAIAEVYASIFGPDPIEYRSERGLLDFHEEMGIMIQEVVGTQVGKYFLPAFAGVAFSNNEFRWSPRIRREDGLIRMVPGLGTRAVDRLSDDFPILIAPGQPNLRVNVSPEEMLRYSPKKMDVINLDTCSFETVDVQEFLREYGNEFPQVHRIVSLYEEDHMRQPVGLHIDFERETAAVTFDGLITRSNFVKQLHAIVRLLQESIDTPVDIEFASDGDVLYLLQCRPQSFTRGSAPASIPRDVSNHRKIFTANRFISNGVVPDITHIVYVDPQQYSYLPDRNDLLEVGRAIGRLNNLLPKRQFILMGPGRWGSRGDIKLGVAVSYSDINNTAVLIEIARKTGNYVPDLSFGTHFFQDLVEASIRYLPLYPDDPGVIFNEGFLHHMPNVLAELLPEFEHLKDTIRVIDVPRCTDGMVMRVLMNADLEEAMGYLTPVRKNRAVYAENTEEEVHEIEDHWSWRLRMAERIAAQIDPRRFDVKSAYVFGSTKNGSAGPGSDIDLIFHVGGDLEARAQLALWLNGWSLCLAEMNYLRTGYKNSGLLDVHYVTDDDIAARTSYASKIGAITDAARELPLSRR; this is encoded by the coding sequence ATGAAACATCAGAGCAAGGACATCAACGATCTGCTCACCGTCCTCGGCGAACGAGCAAAGGAGTTGAGCTGCCTCTACGGCATCGAGGAACTTCTCACCGCGCGCGACGAGACACTGGAGGACGTGCTCGTCGAGGTGGCGCGCGCGATACCCGAGGGATGGCAGTATCCGGACCTCTGCTGCGCGCGCATCCGCTACGGCGAGGCGGTGTTCACCAGCGAAAACTTCGCCGTGACACGCTGGCTGCAGCGCTCGGATATCAGCGTGCAGGACGCCGTGGAGGGCGTTGTGGAAGTGTACTACACAAAGGAGCTTCCACCCGCCGACGAGGGTCCCTTCCTCAAGGAGGAGCGCCGGCTGCTCAACTCCATCGCGGAACGCATCGCGCATTTTATCCTGCATCAGCGCCTGAAAAACGTGTTCTTCGAGTGGGAGACCTTCCGCACGGAACGCACTGGCAAGGAGCGCAGCGAATGGATGGTTGTGCTGGGCGTACTGCGCAAGACCGACCAGAGTCTGTACACACGCATTTCGCGGCGCATGCTGAACCACCTCTGCCGCATCGGCATCAAGGAGGCATCGACGCTGCTGCAGAGTTTCAACGTGACCGAACAGCCCGGCGACGATCCCGCCTTCGGCACCAACAAGCCGCAGCAGCGCGAGGAACTGCACAACTTCATCATCACGAGCGACGAGATCTTCATCATCGCCTCGAATTACCTGAGCGATGACGACATCCTGATGAACATCCAGAAGTGGATCAAGGACGACAAGGCCGCCTTCCTCGTGAATGCCGTCGAAAGTCTCGACACCTCGCTGGCCGAAATATCGGATGCACTCGGGCGCTATTACCATCTGTTCCCGTCGGGACTCGAGCTTTCACCCTCCACCGACAAGGTGCTGCGCGTGTCGTTGATTCGGCGCTTCTTCAACGACCAGCTCAGCTTCATCAACATCGCGAAGAAGTACATCGAGATACGCGACTTCTACGACCTCCTGCACCGCATCATCTACCACCAGAAGAGCCACGGCAAACTGGGCGGCAAAAGCGCGGGACTTTTTCTCGCGACACAGATCGTGCGCCGGGCCGCGGGACAAAATCCCCTGCTCGAAAACGTGCGCACTCCGAAGACCTGGTACGTCGTCTCCGACGGCATCCTGAACTTCATCCACTACAACAATCTCGAGGAAGTGTTCAATCAGAAGTACCTCGACATCGACCAGGTGCGCGACGAATATCCGCACCTCGTGCAGGTGTTCAAGAACTCGTACTTCACCACCGAGATCATCAAGGGCCTGTCGATGGCGCTCGACGATCTCGGCGACCGCCCCATCATCGTGCGCAGTTCGAGTCTGCTCGAGGACAGCATGAGCGCCGCGTTTTCGGGCAAGTACAAGAGTCTCTTCCTCGCGAACGCGGGGAGCAAGGGCGAACGCCTCGCGGCGCTGATGGACGCCATCGCCGAGGTGTACGCGTCGATATTCGGACCCGATCCCATCGAATACCGATCCGAACGCGGACTGCTCGACTTCCACGAGGAGATGGGCATCATGATTCAGGAGGTTGTCGGCACACAGGTCGGCAAGTACTTCCTGCCCGCCTTCGCGGGCGTGGCGTTCAGCAACAACGAATTCCGCTGGTCGCCGCGCATACGGCGCGAGGACGGACTCATCCGCATGGTGCCCGGACTCGGCACACGCGCGGTGGACCGGCTGAGCGACGACTTCCCCATCCTCATCGCGCCGGGCCAGCCGAATCTGCGCGTGAACGTGTCGCCCGAGGAGATGCTGCGGTATTCCCCCAAGAAGATGGACGTCATCAATCTGGATACGTGCAGCTTCGAGACCGTGGACGTGCAGGAATTCCTGCGCGAGTACGGCAACGAGTTCCCGCAGGTCCATCGCATCGTGTCGCTGTACGAAGAGGATCACATGCGGCAGCCGGTGGGTCTGCACATCGACTTCGAGCGCGAGACCGCGGCGGTGACGTTCGACGGACTGATCACGCGCTCGAATTTTGTGAAACAGTTGCACGCCATCGTCCGCTTGCTGCAGGAGAGCATCGACACGCCGGTCGACATCGAATTCGCGAGCGACGGCGACGTGCTGTATCTGCTCCAGTGCAGGCCGCAGAGTTTCACACGCGGAAGCGCGCCGGCCTCGATACCGCGCGACGTGTCGAATCACCGGAAGATTTTCACGGCCAACCGTTTCATCTCGAACGGCGTGGTGCCCGACATCACACACATCGTGTACGTGGATCCGCAGCAGTACTCGTATCTGCCCGACAGAAACGATCTGCTCGAAGTGGGGCGCGCCATCGGGCGGCTGAACAATCTTCTGCCGAAGCGGCAGTTCATTCTGATGGGTCCGGGCCGCTGGGGCAGCCGCGGCGATATCAAGCTGGGCGTGGCCGTGTCGTACTCCGACATCAACAACACCGCCGTGCTCATCGAAATCGCGCGCAAGACCGGCAACTACGTACCCGACCTCTCCTTCGGCACACACTTTTTCCAGGATCTTGTCGAGGCCTCGATACGCTATCTGCCGCTGTATCCCGACGATCCGGGCGTGATTTTCAACGAGGGTTTCCTGCATCACATGCCGAATGTGCTGGCGGAACTGCTGCCGGAGTTCGAACACCTCAAGGACACGATTCGTGTCATCGACGTTCCGCGCTGCACCGACGGCATGGTGATGCGAGTGCTGATGAACGCCGACCTCGAGGAGGCGATGGGCTATCTGACACCGGTGCGCAAGAACCGCGCCGTGTACGCCGAGAACACCGAGGAAGAAGTGCACGAGATCGAGGACCACTGGAGCTGGCGCCTGCGCATGGCCGAACGCATCGCCGCGCAGATTGATCCGCGCCGATTTGATGTGAAGTCTGCCTACGTCTTCGGAAGCACGAAGAACGGCAGCGCGGGTCCGGGCAGCGACATCGATCTCATTTTCCACGTGGGTGGTGATCTCGAGGCGCGCGCACAACTGGCGTTGTGGTTGAACGGGTGGAGTCTGTGCTTGGCCGAGATGAATTACCTGCGCACCGGCTACAAGAACAGCGGTCTGCTCGACGTGCATTACGTGACCGACGACGACATCGCGGCGCGCACGAGTTACGCCAGCAAGATCGGCGCGATCACCGACGCCGCGCGGGAGTTGCCGCTTTCGAGGAGATAG
- a CDS encoding Glu/Leu/Phe/Val dehydrogenase codes for MAQESFNPFRMAQQQFDSIAEKLSLDDATRELLRTPDREFHFNIPIRMDDGSYRVFRGFRVQHNDARGPSKGGIRFHPHETIDTVRALAMWMTWKTAVVDIPLGGGKGGVICDPHNLSMREQEALCRGWVRKIVEYIGAYQDVPAPDVMTSSQHMVWMLDEYEHITGRKEPGFITGKPVGLGGSLGRTEATGYGLVYTLREAMRERDLAIAGSTASVQGFGNVAQYAIELFISYGGKVIAVSCWDQREQRAFTFRRKDGIDLQVLRGITNKFGEIDRGKAPELGFDVLDGDAWLEQDADVLIPAALENQINALNVDKIRPSVQLIAEGANGPTTPEADGVLHKRGVVIVPDFLANAGGVTCSYFEQVQSNMNYYWTRDEVLSKLDSKMTDAYDAVADIARKRRLSLRDAAYMIAISRVAEACKLRGWV; via the coding sequence ATGGCCCAAGAATCGTTTAATCCGTTCCGCATGGCGCAGCAGCAATTCGACAGCATCGCCGAAAAACTCTCGCTCGACGATGCCACGCGCGAGCTGCTCCGCACCCCCGATCGTGAATTCCATTTCAATATTCCCATCCGTATGGACGACGGCAGTTACCGCGTGTTCCGCGGTTTCCGCGTGCAGCACAACGACGCGCGCGGTCCGAGCAAGGGCGGCATCCGTTTCCATCCGCACGAGACCATCGACACCGTGCGCGCCCTCGCGATGTGGATGACGTGGAAGACCGCGGTGGTCGACATCCCGCTCGGCGGCGGGAAGGGCGGCGTGATCTGCGATCCGCACAATCTCTCCATGCGCGAGCAGGAGGCACTGTGCCGCGGCTGGGTGCGCAAGATCGTCGAGTATATCGGCGCGTATCAGGACGTGCCCGCGCCGGATGTCATGACATCGTCGCAGCACATGGTGTGGATGCTCGACGAGTACGAGCACATCACAGGCCGCAAGGAGCCGGGTTTTATCACCGGCAAGCCGGTCGGTCTCGGCGGCTCGCTCGGACGCACGGAAGCCACGGGATACGGTCTTGTGTACACGCTGCGCGAAGCCATGCGCGAGCGCGACCTCGCCATCGCGGGTTCCACCGCCAGCGTGCAGGGCTTCGGCAATGTGGCGCAGTACGCGATCGAGCTGTTTATCTCGTACGGCGGCAAGGTCATCGCGGTGTCGTGCTGGGATCAGCGCGAGCAGCGCGCCTTCACGTTCCGCCGCAAGGACGGCATCGATCTGCAGGTGCTGCGCGGTATCACGAACAAGTTCGGCGAGATCGACCGCGGCAAGGCGCCGGAACTCGGCTTTGATGTGCTGGACGGCGACGCCTGGCTCGAACAGGATGCCGATGTGTTGATTCCCGCGGCGCTCGAGAATCAGATCAACGCGCTCAATGTCGACAAGATCCGCCCCTCGGTGCAGCTCATCGCCGAAGGCGCCAACGGTCCGACGACGCCCGAGGCCGACGGGGTGCTGCACAAGCGCGGCGTGGTGATTGTGCCCGATTTCCTCGCAAACGCGGGCGGCGTGACCTGCAGCTATTTCGAGCAGGTGCAGAGCAACATGAACTATTACTGGACGCGCGACGAGGTGCTCAGCAAACTCGATTCGAAGATGACCGACGCCTACGACGCCGTGGCCGACATCGCGCGCAAGCGCCGGCTCTCGCTGCGCGACGCCGCCTACATGATCGCCATCTCGCGCGTCGCCGAGGCGTGCAAGCTGCGCGGCTGGGTGTAG